The following coding sequences lie in one Tichowtungia aerotolerans genomic window:
- a CDS encoding iron-containing alcohol dehydrogenase, with protein sequence MFEFATAGKIIFGNGTLKQAAPVAAVFGRKALVVTGRDTDRAAPLMDALAALGINCEMFAVSGEPTVELACQASQFAVDVVIGFGGGSVIDLAKAAAALMSNPGDPLDYLEVIGKGQPLTERAVPCIAIPTTAGTGAEVTKNAVLASPEHKVKVSMRHPFMIPDLAIVDPECTLSMPPAVTASTGLDALTQLLEAFISKKATPVTDGFCREGLPRAVRSLRRVFENGDDLAAREDMALASLFGGLALANAGLGAVHGFAGPVGGMFSAPHGMVCAALLPHVMKVNLAALREREPNVQTLERFDEFSRMTGGSKAEDGISWLAGLCRDLQVPALSTFGITEADFPVIVEKSKNASSMKGNAVELSDAQLTHILQAAWL encoded by the coding sequence ATGTTTGAGTTTGCCACTGCCGGAAAGATTATTTTCGGTAACGGAACATTGAAACAGGCAGCGCCAGTTGCGGCTGTGTTTGGACGGAAGGCGTTGGTTGTGACCGGTCGCGACACGGATCGCGCTGCGCCATTGATGGATGCACTGGCAGCTCTAGGTATAAACTGCGAAATGTTTGCGGTGTCCGGCGAACCGACAGTTGAGCTGGCTTGTCAGGCCTCGCAGTTTGCTGTTGATGTGGTGATTGGATTCGGCGGCGGCAGTGTTATTGATCTTGCCAAGGCCGCGGCGGCACTGATGTCTAATCCCGGTGATCCGCTTGATTATCTGGAAGTGATCGGAAAAGGGCAGCCGCTCACGGAACGGGCCGTGCCGTGCATTGCGATTCCGACTACGGCCGGAACGGGAGCAGAGGTGACTAAAAATGCAGTTCTCGCCTCTCCGGAACATAAGGTGAAGGTCAGCATGCGCCATCCATTCATGATTCCGGACCTTGCCATTGTCGACCCCGAATGCACGCTGTCCATGCCGCCCGCTGTCACCGCATCTACCGGTCTCGATGCGCTGACCCAGCTGCTCGAAGCGTTTATCTCAAAAAAAGCGACTCCTGTGACGGATGGTTTCTGCCGCGAAGGTCTTCCGCGTGCTGTTCGTTCTCTGCGGCGGGTGTTTGAGAACGGAGATGACCTCGCCGCTCGCGAGGATATGGCGCTGGCCAGTCTGTTTGGCGGTCTTGCGCTCGCCAATGCCGGGCTCGGAGCCGTGCACGGTTTCGCCGGCCCGGTCGGCGGGATGTTCAGTGCTCCGCACGGAATGGTCTGTGCTGCGCTCCTGCCGCACGTTATGAAAGTGAATCTTGCCGCACTGAGGGAGCGCGAACCGAATGTTCAAACATTGGAGAGATTTGATGAGTTTTCCCGGATGACCGGCGGCTCAAAAGCTGAAGACGGCATCAGTTGGCTGGCCGGGCTTTGCCGCGACCTGCAGGTTCCGGCTCTTTCCACGTTCGGTATCACTGAGGCTGATTTCCCGGTAATCGTCGAAAAATCAAAAAATGCCTCCTCAATGAAAGGAAACGCGGTAGAGCTGAGCGATGCACAGCTGACTCACATTCTTCAGGCCGCTTGGCTGTGA
- the amrB gene encoding AmmeMemoRadiSam system protein B: MSERVRVSAVAGMFYPADPDELHRMVRRFLDHAEASSLLPPKAVIVPHAGYVYSGAVAASAYACVDPTEISRVVLIGPSHRVMLEGMAIPESLIWETPIGDVQIDFDAMEKVSSFAQVLFSERAHLEEHCLEVQLPFLQELLGDRFRLAPMVVGDCSPDDVADVLEVLWGGPETLVVVSSDLSHYLPYERACLKDQTTVRAIEDLDVYRLEGDSACGLNAIAGLICLAQRRGMRSKLLDLRNSGDTAGSREQVVGYGAFAFYE; encoded by the coding sequence GTGAGCGAAAGAGTAAGAGTTTCTGCGGTGGCCGGCATGTTTTATCCGGCCGATCCGGATGAGCTTCATCGGATGGTGCGGCGCTTTCTGGATCATGCCGAGGCGTCGTCGCTGCTGCCTCCGAAAGCGGTGATTGTGCCGCATGCGGGGTATGTCTATTCCGGAGCGGTCGCGGCCAGTGCGTATGCGTGTGTGGATCCGACTGAGATTTCGCGGGTGGTGCTGATTGGACCGTCGCATCGGGTTATGCTGGAGGGGATGGCTATTCCGGAGTCGCTGATCTGGGAAACGCCGATTGGTGATGTTCAGATTGATTTCGATGCCATGGAAAAAGTTTCGTCATTTGCGCAGGTGCTATTTTCCGAACGCGCGCATCTGGAGGAGCATTGTCTGGAAGTTCAGCTGCCGTTTCTTCAGGAGCTGCTGGGCGATCGTTTTCGTCTGGCGCCGATGGTGGTAGGAGACTGCTCGCCCGATGATGTGGCCGATGTGCTGGAGGTCCTGTGGGGTGGTCCTGAAACGCTGGTGGTTGTCAGCAGCGATCTCAGCCATTATCTTCCGTATGAACGGGCCTGCCTGAAAGATCAGACAACGGTTCGGGCCATTGAGGATTTGGATGTATACAGATTGGAGGGCGACAGCGCCTGCGGGCTGAACGCCATTGCCGGGCTGATTTGTCTGGCCCAGCGGCGGGGTATGAGATCCAAACTGCTCGATCTGCGCAACTCCGGCGATACCGCCGGATCCAGAGAGCAGGTCGTCGGTTACGGCGCATTTGCTTTTTATGAATAA
- the amrS gene encoding AmmeMemoRadiSam system radical SAM enzyme, which yields MKEAEYWKMSDGGPIECTLCPRHCRIADGKRGQCFGRRRIGNKLIAETYGLVCGLAVDPIEKKPLNHFLPGSSVLSFGTVGCNLICGFCQNFHLSQPKKLDGTPVTPEEIAETALRYECESVAFTYNEPTVFLEFAVDTAIVCHEHGLKTVAVTNGWIEPEPRKELYRHIDAANVDLKAFTDSFYKNLCGATLQPVLDTLVYLKKETSVHLEVTTLIIPGKNDSPEEIDAMTKWAVSNLGPDVPWHFSAYHPTATWRDAPVTPAETLFTAKSIAEANGLQHIHIGNLGITI from the coding sequence ATGAAGGAGGCAGAATACTGGAAAATGTCTGACGGCGGCCCGATTGAATGCACCCTCTGTCCGCGTCACTGCCGCATTGCAGACGGAAAACGCGGCCAATGCTTCGGACGCCGCCGCATCGGCAATAAACTGATTGCAGAAACCTACGGGCTTGTCTGCGGACTGGCCGTGGATCCCATTGAAAAGAAACCGCTGAATCATTTTCTGCCCGGCAGCAGTGTACTCTCATTCGGCACGGTCGGCTGCAACCTGATTTGCGGCTTTTGCCAGAACTTCCATCTCAGCCAGCCGAAAAAACTGGACGGGACCCCGGTGACTCCGGAAGAAATCGCAGAGACCGCCCTGCGGTATGAATGCGAAAGCGTGGCCTTTACCTATAATGAACCAACCGTATTCCTTGAATTCGCCGTCGATACGGCAATTGTATGCCATGAACATGGGTTGAAAACCGTGGCAGTCACCAACGGATGGATCGAACCGGAACCGCGCAAAGAACTCTACCGCCATATCGACGCCGCAAATGTTGACCTGAAAGCATTCACCGACTCTTTCTATAAGAACCTGTGCGGAGCCACTCTGCAGCCCGTGCTCGACACATTAGTCTATTTAAAGAAAGAAACCTCCGTTCATCTGGAAGTCACCACCCTGATCATTCCGGGAAAAAATGATTCACCGGAAGAAATCGATGCCATGACCAAATGGGCCGTCTCAAACCTGGGCCCGGACGTTCCCTGGCATTTCAGCGCATACCACCCGACCGCCACATGGCGAGACGCTCCGGTCACGCCGGCCGAAACACTGTTCACGGCAAAATCCATCGCCGAAGCCAACGGACTTCAGCACATCCATATCGGGAACCTCGGCATTACCATCTAA
- a CDS encoding antibiotic biosynthesis monooxygenase: protein MLAVHVNIQVKPDCIDAFIAATEENAQYSLLESGVARFDVVQDRNDPAHFVLVEVYKDDDAPAFHKETAHYAKWRDTVADMMAGPRSSIKFETLYPEPARWEAV, encoded by the coding sequence ATGCTGGCTGTTCATGTAAATATTCAGGTGAAACCGGATTGTATCGACGCTTTTATCGCGGCGACGGAGGAGAATGCGCAATACTCGCTTCTGGAATCCGGGGTTGCCCGTTTTGATGTTGTTCAGGATCGGAACGATCCAGCACACTTCGTGTTGGTCGAAGTCTATAAAGATGACGATGCGCCCGCTTTTCATAAAGAGACGGCCCACTATGCCAAATGGCGCGATACGGTTGCGGACATGATGGCGGGTCCCCGCTCCAGCATCAAATTTGAAACTCTTTATCCCGAACCCGCCCGCTGGGAGGCCGTCTGA
- a CDS encoding UDP-glucuronic acid decarboxylase family protein, producing the protein MQKYHFNKRVLVTGGAGFLGSHLCEALLKQNCDVVCVDNFFTGRRGNVAHLLDNPNFEILRHDITFPLFVEVDEIYNLACPASPPHYQHDPVQTTKTSVIGAINMLGLAKRVGAKIFQASTSEVYGDPDIHPQPESYWGRVNPIGTRSCYDEGKRCAETLFFDYRRQMDMPIKVVRIFNTYGPHMHPNDGRVVSNFIMQALRGDDITIYGDGTQTRSFCYVSDLIDGFLKLMDTPHEVTGPINIGNPGEFTMIELAEKVIQLTGSKSKLVFKPLPSDDPKQRRPDITQAKEKLGWEPKVNLEAGLKPTIKYFKQYV; encoded by the coding sequence ATGCAGAAATACCACTTTAATAAACGGGTTCTAGTGACTGGCGGTGCCGGCTTTCTGGGCTCACATCTTTGTGAAGCATTACTGAAGCAGAATTGTGATGTCGTTTGCGTTGATAATTTTTTTACCGGCCGAAGGGGCAATGTGGCTCACTTGCTGGATAATCCCAATTTCGAAATTCTTCGTCACGACATCACGTTTCCTCTGTTTGTGGAAGTGGACGAAATCTATAATCTGGCTTGTCCTGCTTCACCGCCGCATTATCAGCACGATCCGGTCCAGACCACAAAAACCAGTGTGATCGGCGCCATCAATATGCTCGGGCTGGCCAAGCGGGTCGGTGCAAAAATCTTTCAGGCATCGACCAGTGAGGTGTACGGCGATCCGGATATCCATCCGCAGCCGGAAAGCTACTGGGGACGTGTCAACCCCATCGGAACACGCTCCTGTTATGATGAAGGAAAACGCTGTGCCGAAACCTTGTTTTTTGACTATCGTCGTCAGATGGATATGCCGATCAAGGTCGTTCGCATCTTCAACACCTACGGCCCGCACATGCATCCCAATGACGGGCGGGTGGTCAGCAACTTTATTATGCAGGCGTTGCGCGGCGATGACATCACCATTTACGGCGACGGCACCCAGACGCGATCTTTCTGCTATGTCAGCGACCTGATCGATGGATTCCTCAAGCTGATGGATACGCCACACGAAGTGACCGGCCCGATCAATATTGGAAATCCCGGCGAGTTTACCATGATCGAACTGGCTGAAAAGGTGATTCAGTTGACCGGATCCAAGTCAAAGCTCGTCTTCAAGCCGCTGCCGTCGGACGATCCAAAGCAGCGTCGTCCGGACATTACTCAGGCAAAAGAAAAACTCGGATGGGAACCTAAAGTAAATCTGGAAGCTGGACTCAAGCCGACTATTAAATATTTCAAGCAATACGTTTAG
- the rpmJ gene encoding 50S ribosomal protein L36, whose amino-acid sequence MKVKASVRKISADDKIVRRKGRVYVINKRNPRHKQRQG is encoded by the coding sequence ATGAAGGTAAAAGCTTCGGTGAGAAAAATCAGTGCGGACGATAAGATTGTTCGTCGTAAAGGACGTGTATACGTCATTAATAAACGCAATCCCCGCCATAAACAGCGTCAGGGCTAA
- the rpsK gene encoding 30S ribosomal protein S11: MAEETKVEETAEAVKTPVVEETAPAAPAAAEEKAEAPAEEKAEKKPQRQKDIFAAIEGDNEEEAKPKRRMKGAKNIPYGIAFIKTTFNNTIVSLTDMRGEVISWSSAGRCGFKGSRKSTAFAATTVAQEAARGAISHGMNEVEVRVQGPGAGRESAVRAIQAAGLRVSSIKDTTPVPHNGCRPKKQRRV, encoded by the coding sequence ATGGCTGAAGAAACCAAAGTAGAAGAAACCGCTGAAGCGGTTAAAACCCCCGTTGTTGAAGAAACTGCGCCTGCAGCTCCGGCTGCCGCAGAAGAAAAAGCGGAAGCTCCTGCTGAAGAAAAAGCAGAGAAAAAGCCGCAACGTCAGAAAGACATTTTCGCGGCGATCGAAGGTGACAACGAAGAGGAAGCCAAGCCGAAACGCCGCATGAAAGGCGCCAAAAACATTCCGTACGGCATCGCTTTCATCAAAACCACTTTCAACAACACCATCGTGTCGCTGACGGATATGCGCGGTGAAGTTATTTCGTGGAGCAGCGCCGGACGCTGTGGGTTTAAAGGTTCCCGTAAGAGCACGGCTTTTGCTGCTACGACTGTGGCTCAGGAAGCTGCCCGTGGAGCCATTTCCCATGGAATGAATGAAGTTGAAGTTCGTGTGCAGGGACCGGGCGCTGGCCGCGAGTCGGCGGTGCGTGCCATTCAGGCTGCCGGCCTTCGTGTTTCCTCTATTAAGGACACCACACCTGTTCCTCACAACGGATGCCGCCCGAAGAAGCAGCGTCGCGTTTAA
- a CDS encoding S1 domain-containing protein — protein sequence MFSGGLTRFPIFGKTAGKSSELWKGEFFRIPACTAEACLYDEPLLKMNARETILLDALLEAVIDSHAFRAVLENGHVFTAYIAVRDRDKKLPKTGARVKVEMSPYNMSAGRVIV from the coding sequence GTGTTTTCCGGCGGATTAACGCGTTTTCCAATCTTTGGAAAAACGGCTGGAAAATCTTCCGAACTTTGGAAAGGTGAATTTTTTCGAATTCCGGCTTGTACGGCGGAGGCGTGTCTGTATGATGAGCCGCTCTTAAAAATGAATGCGAGAGAGACTATTTTGCTGGACGCTCTGCTGGAGGCCGTGATAGATAGTCACGCTTTTCGCGCCGTGCTGGAAAACGGGCATGTGTTTACAGCCTATATTGCAGTGCGGGACCGGGATAAAAAACTCCCAAAGACGGGAGCCCGGGTAAAGGTGGAAATGTCGCCTTACAACATGAGTGCAGGGCGGGTTATTGTTTAG
- the rsmI gene encoding 16S rRNA (cytidine(1402)-2'-O)-methyltransferase — protein MDAGLYIVGTPIGNLGDMTARGIETLKEASLILAEDTRQTRKLLTHFDIRTHCISCHKFNEAQRCEEILNRIRNGEVIAMVTDSGMPCISDPGSRIVAACRDAELMITSAPGPTAVTTALALSGFGGHGFLFAGFPARKSGARRKLLEQCAEVPVPVILYESPYRMLKLIDEIETVLGENRKVFVARELTKKFEELISGTAAEIRQRFSGRTVKGECVLIIEPAK, from the coding sequence ATGGATGCCGGACTTTACATTGTCGGAACGCCGATCGGGAACCTGGGGGATATGACCGCCCGCGGCATTGAAACCCTGAAGGAAGCCAGCCTGATTCTGGCAGAAGATACCCGGCAAACCCGCAAACTGCTGACTCACTTTGACATCAGAACACACTGCATCAGCTGCCATAAATTCAATGAAGCGCAGCGGTGCGAAGAAATCCTCAACCGCATTCGCAACGGTGAAGTTATCGCGATGGTGACCGACTCGGGTATGCCGTGCATTTCCGACCCCGGCTCGCGAATTGTTGCCGCCTGCCGCGATGCGGAGCTGATGATCACCTCGGCACCGGGCCCAACGGCGGTGACGACAGCGCTGGCCTTAAGCGGCTTCGGAGGTCACGGCTTTCTGTTTGCAGGATTCCCTGCCCGAAAGAGCGGAGCCCGCCGCAAGCTCCTGGAACAGTGCGCCGAGGTACCGGTCCCGGTGATTCTCTATGAATCCCCCTACCGTATGCTCAAACTGATTGATGAAATCGAAACGGTTTTGGGAGAAAACCGCAAGGTGTTCGTGGCTCGCGAACTGACAAAAAAATTTGAAGAATTAATCAGCGGAACCGCAGCAGAAATCCGGCAGCGTTTCAGCGGACGAACGGTCAAAGGAGAATGCGTCCTGATCATTGAACCTGCAAAATGA
- a CDS encoding Maf family protein, translating to MSTNEKLILASGSPRRAELLRQAGLPFEVMIPEIDEAPLPDETPAAFVMRTAREKAESISAAGAVILAADTAVVCEGRILGKPNNKKEAKKMLRSLSDRTHEVMTGVCIRFLDRTDCFHIETEVTFRTLSEKEISDYVASGEPMDKAGAYAIQGGAAKMVRRVAGSYSNVVGLPLCEVVEKLEEL from the coding sequence ATGAGCACCAACGAAAAACTGATTTTGGCAAGCGGATCTCCGCGACGCGCCGAACTGCTTCGTCAGGCAGGCCTGCCGTTTGAGGTCATGATCCCGGAAATTGATGAAGCCCCGCTCCCCGACGAAACTCCGGCCGCGTTTGTGATGCGTACTGCCCGGGAAAAAGCAGAAAGCATTTCTGCCGCAGGCGCAGTGATTCTTGCCGCAGACACTGCCGTGGTCTGCGAAGGCCGCATTCTGGGAAAACCGAACAATAAAAAGGAAGCTAAGAAAATGCTGCGGTCCCTGTCTGATCGCACCCACGAGGTAATGACCGGGGTGTGCATCCGGTTTTTGGATCGCACGGACTGTTTTCATATTGAAACGGAAGTAACCTTTCGAACGCTTTCTGAAAAAGAAATCTCCGACTATGTGGCCAGCGGAGAGCCGATGGATAAAGCCGGAGCCTATGCAATCCAGGGCGGAGCTGCAAAAATGGTACGACGAGTCGCCGGCTCCTATTCCAACGTAGTCGGTCTGCCGCTGTGCGAGGTGGTGGAAAAACTGGAGGAACTCTAA
- the rpsM gene encoding 30S ribosomal protein S13: protein MPRVLGIDIPGRKRLEYALTYIYGLGLAKSREVIAKAGLDPAKKADDLTDEDITKIGAVIREGYVIEGDLRREITQNIRRLISINSYRGSRHRRGLPARGQRTKTNARSRKGPKRTVGAVRGKEARSAAKIAGR from the coding sequence ATGCCACGTGTACTTGGAATTGATATCCCCGGCAGAAAGCGTCTTGAGTACGCTTTGACTTATATTTACGGCCTCGGCCTCGCCAAATCCCGCGAAGTGATCGCCAAAGCGGGGCTGGATCCGGCCAAAAAAGCGGACGACCTGACCGACGAAGATATTACAAAGATCGGTGCGGTGATTCGCGAAGGGTATGTGATTGAAGGGGACCTGCGTCGGGAAATCACGCAGAACATCCGCCGTCTCATTTCGATTAACTCTTACCGGGGTTCCCGTCATCGCCGCGGTCTTCCGGCTCGCGGACAGCGTACTAAAACCAATGCCCGCAGCCGTAAGGGCCCGAAACGCACAGTGGGTGCCGTTCGTGGTAAAGAGGCTCGTTCCGCCGCTAAAATCGCGGGTCGCTAA
- a CDS encoding NAD+ synthase translates to MQPLNTALIQFNPTVGALEQNADRIVELASAAAVDGAQLIVFPELSLCGYPPEDLILRPHFIQDCAKQLDRIAGKLPAEAYCVIGSPIERHNAAVVFHKGKQIGIYRKMMLPNYGVFDEKRVFDEGDSPFAFDAFGTKVGIHICEDSWLADGEASTSLAAEKPDLVINLSASPYHRGKRFEREEVFAAAARAMNAPLLFCNQVGGQDELVFDGGSAAFEADGTLVASAPLFKEGTLTAGTGVFQSLEPLEEVYEALKTGLRDYVEKNGFKKTVVAVSGGIDSALVLAIAVDALGKDRVAAITMPSQYSSSETLSDAEQIAANFGVEFHTIPIFPIFEKFTEELSIHWNPEPGLAEENLQARIRGTLIMAMSNKNGWLVLSTGNKSEYATGYCTLYGDMAGGFAVIKDVPKTLVFELSRWRNTQSEKPAIPPSTIERPPSAELRPDQQDTDSLPPYEVLDPILEAYVEKDMGIDAMLAAGFDEAAVRQAVRLTDLSEYKRRQGPPGIKITPKAFGRDRRMPVTNRYRG, encoded by the coding sequence ATGCAACCGCTCAACACAGCGCTCATCCAGTTCAACCCGACGGTCGGCGCGCTCGAACAGAACGCCGACCGTATCGTCGAGCTGGCGTCTGCGGCGGCCGTCGACGGCGCACAGCTGATTGTTTTTCCGGAACTATCCCTTTGCGGCTACCCGCCGGAAGACCTGATCCTGCGACCGCATTTTATTCAGGACTGCGCCAAACAGCTCGATCGTATCGCCGGCAAACTGCCTGCCGAAGCATACTGCGTGATCGGCTCGCCGATCGAACGCCATAACGCTGCGGTTGTTTTCCACAAAGGAAAGCAGATCGGCATCTATCGAAAAATGATGCTGCCAAACTACGGTGTTTTCGATGAAAAACGCGTGTTCGACGAAGGCGACAGCCCGTTTGCCTTCGACGCGTTCGGAACCAAAGTCGGCATCCACATTTGCGAAGACAGCTGGCTGGCCGACGGCGAAGCCAGCACCTCACTGGCCGCAGAAAAACCGGACCTGGTGATCAACCTGTCGGCCTCGCCCTACCATCGCGGCAAACGGTTTGAACGCGAAGAGGTTTTTGCCGCTGCTGCACGGGCGATGAATGCTCCGCTGCTGTTCTGCAATCAGGTTGGCGGACAGGATGAACTGGTGTTTGACGGCGGAAGCGCCGCTTTTGAAGCCGACGGAACACTCGTTGCATCTGCGCCGCTGTTTAAAGAGGGAACTCTCACCGCCGGAACCGGCGTTTTCCAATCTCTGGAACCGCTCGAAGAAGTGTATGAGGCGCTCAAAACCGGTCTGCGCGATTACGTCGAAAAAAACGGTTTCAAAAAGACCGTCGTTGCGGTCAGCGGCGGAATCGACTCGGCGCTGGTGCTGGCGATTGCCGTCGATGCGCTCGGCAAAGACCGCGTCGCGGCCATTACGATGCCGTCGCAATATTCGTCGAGCGAAACGCTCAGCGACGCCGAGCAGATTGCCGCCAATTTCGGCGTGGAATTCCACACTATTCCGATTTTCCCAATCTTTGAAAAATTCACCGAAGAACTTTCCATCCATTGGAACCCGGAACCCGGGCTGGCGGAAGAGAACCTGCAGGCGCGCATCCGCGGCACGCTGATTATGGCGATGTCGAACAAGAACGGGTGGCTGGTGCTTTCAACCGGTAATAAGAGCGAGTATGCCACCGGATACTGTACACTCTACGGCGATATGGCCGGCGGATTCGCAGTCATTAAAGATGTTCCTAAGACACTGGTGTTTGAACTGAGCCGCTGGCGCAATACGCAAAGCGAGAAACCGGCGATTCCGCCGTCTACGATCGAACGTCCGCCATCGGCCGAGCTGAGGCCGGACCAGCAGGACACCGACAGCCTGCCGCCCTATGAAGTACTGGACCCGATTCTCGAAGCCTACGTGGAAAAAGACATGGGCATCGACGCCATGCTGGCCGCCGGATTCGACGAAGCCGCCGTGCGCCAAGCTGTCCGGCTGACGGATCTGAGCGAATACAAACGCCGTCAGGGACCGCCCGGTATCAAAATTACTCCGAAAGCATTCGGACGCGACCGGCGCATGCCGGTCACCAACCGCTATCGCGGGTAG
- the guaB gene encoding IMP dehydrogenase: MSQNKYLDKFMSTFPFEGLTFDDVSLITQYADFLPGDAVIRTNLTRNIQVNIPFISAAMDTVTEADMAIAMALHGGIGIIHKNLDPDDQAAAVAKVKHFLNGLITSPITFNESQTLEEIQMRRAEKGYSFSGFPILNDAGALVGILTTKDIRFAPSLAMPAGEIMTTDVITAPKDTDLEEAYKIMRQHKIGKLPLVQDDKLIGLYSYTDVADLIENTRPLYNRDEFYRLRVGAGVGPGDYARAEALANADVDVLTVDTAHGHSKGVIEMTAWVKKNFPEIDVIAGNIATGEAALELQKAGADAVKVGIGPGSICTTRVVAGVGIPQISAIYSCAKALQGSIPVIADGGIRHSGDVAKAMVSGASSVMMGSVLAGTDESPGEKILYEGRQFVVYRGMGSLDAMKSREGSRQRYGLKDSADDDLVPQGIEGVVPYAGAVSKVLKQYCGGLQASLGYCGTRTIPELQENGRFVRVSAAGATEAHAHDIRITKEAPNYRR; encoded by the coding sequence ATGAGCCAGAATAAGTATCTCGACAAATTTATGAGCACATTCCCCTTTGAGGGGCTTACTTTCGACGATGTATCTCTGATCACGCAATATGCAGACTTTCTGCCGGGCGACGCCGTGATTCGCACGAATTTGACCCGCAACATCCAGGTAAACATCCCGTTTATCAGCGCCGCGATGGACACGGTAACCGAAGCCGACATGGCGATTGCCATGGCTCTGCACGGCGGCATCGGCATCATTCATAAAAACCTGGACCCGGATGATCAGGCCGCTGCCGTAGCCAAAGTAAAACACTTCCTCAACGGACTGATTACCAGCCCGATCACCTTTAATGAAAGCCAGACACTGGAAGAAATCCAGATGCGGCGCGCAGAAAAAGGCTACAGCTTCAGCGGATTCCCGATTCTCAACGACGCCGGGGCCCTGGTCGGCATCCTGACCACCAAAGACATTCGATTCGCCCCCAGCCTCGCGATGCCCGCGGGCGAAATCATGACCACCGACGTTATTACCGCTCCAAAAGATACCGATCTCGAAGAAGCATATAAAATCATGCGTCAGCACAAAATCGGCAAGCTGCCGCTGGTCCAGGACGACAAACTGATTGGCCTTTACAGCTATACCGATGTGGCCGACCTGATCGAAAACACCCGTCCGCTCTACAACCGGGACGAATTCTACCGCCTGCGCGTCGGCGCCGGCGTCGGTCCTGGCGACTATGCCCGCGCCGAAGCACTTGCCAACGCGGACGTCGATGTCCTGACCGTCGACACGGCACACGGCCACAGCAAAGGCGTCATTGAAATGACCGCATGGGTCAAAAAGAACTTCCCGGAAATTGACGTCATTGCCGGAAATATCGCCACCGGCGAAGCGGCTCTCGAGCTTCAGAAAGCCGGGGCAGACGCCGTGAAGGTTGGAATCGGGCCGGGCTCAATCTGCACCACTCGCGTGGTCGCCGGAGTCGGCATCCCCCAAATCAGCGCTATCTACAGCTGCGCCAAGGCCCTTCAGGGATCCATCCCCGTCATCGCCGATGGCGGCATCCGCCATTCCGGGGACGTCGCAAAAGCGATGGTGTCCGGAGCCTCCTCCGTCATGATGGGCTCTGTTCTGGCCGGAACCGATGAAAGTCCCGGCGAAAAAATTCTTTACGAAGGCCGCCAGTTTGTTGTCTACCGCGGCATGGGCAGCCTCGACGCCATGAAATCGCGCGAAGGCTCCCGCCAGCGCTACGGTCTCAAAGACAGTGCCGACGACGATCTCGTTCCACAGGGAATCGAAGGGGTCGTTCCATACGCCGGAGCTGTCAGCAAGGTGCTCAAACAGTATTGCGGCGGACTTCAGGCAAGCCTCGGCTACTGCGGTACCCGCACCATTCCGGAGCTGCAGGAAAACGGCCGGTTTGTCCGCGTTTCCGCCGCCGGAGCCACCGAGGCACACGCGCACGATATCCGCATCACCAAAGAAGCCCCGAACTACCGGCGCTAA
- the amrA gene encoding AmmeMemoRadiSam system protein A — protein MKPEHQSLLLKIARDAISSTIEHGRGEGEQAFQSLEKKFPDIGNIPELQEERATFVTLTIDGDLRGCIGMLEACRPLAEDVVENARAAAFRDPRFAPLSIEEFGQLQIHISVLSTPEELFFESEADLLAQIRQDVDGLILQDGERRGTFLPSVWADLPNKELFLMHLKMKAGLPSDYWSDTLRVFRYTAECFPAD, from the coding sequence ATGAAACCGGAACACCAGAGTCTGCTGCTGAAGATTGCGCGCGATGCGATTTCCTCGACGATCGAGCACGGTCGAGGCGAAGGCGAACAGGCTTTCCAGTCTTTGGAGAAAAAATTTCCAGATATTGGAAACATTCCGGAACTGCAGGAAGAGCGGGCCACATTTGTGACGCTGACGATTGATGGCGATTTGCGCGGATGCATCGGTATGCTTGAAGCCTGCCGCCCGCTGGCTGAGGATGTGGTCGAAAATGCGCGGGCGGCAGCTTTTCGCGATCCGCGGTTTGCGCCTTTATCTATAGAAGAATTCGGGCAGCTCCAGATCCACATTTCTGTTCTTTCCACGCCGGAAGAGCTGTTTTTTGAGTCCGAGGCGGATCTGCTGGCGCAGATTCGTCAGGATGTTGACGGGCTGATTCTGCAGGACGGCGAACGGCGGGGTACGTTTCTGCCGAGTGTCTGGGCGGATCTTCCGAACAAAGAGCTTTTTCTGATGCACCTGAAGATGAAGGCGGGCCTGCCGAGCGATTACTGGTCTGACACGCTTCGTGTATTCCGCTATACCGCGGAGTGTTTTCCGGCGGATTAA